From one Streptomyces sp. NBC_01478 genomic stretch:
- a CDS encoding transposase, whose protein sequence is MGVDLSQRLVPDGLWELVAPLLPSFNSRPQGGGTAPYDERAVFTAVVYVLTSGCAWRHLPETFGVSPATGHRRFTAWTWAGLWRRIHRAVLDELGTRGELDGASAIVDAASVRAKKGGAR, encoded by the coding sequence TTGGGTGTCGATCTGTCGCAGCGGCTGGTTCCTGATGGTCTGTGGGAACTGGTCGCTCCGTTGTTGCCGTCGTTCAACTCCCGTCCGCAGGGCGGCGGGACCGCTCCGTATGACGAGCGGGCTGTGTTCACGGCGGTCGTGTATGTGCTGACCAGCGGGTGTGCCTGGCGGCATCTGCCGGAGACGTTCGGTGTCTCGCCGGCGACGGGGCATCGCCGGTTCACCGCGTGGACCTGGGCAGGGCTGTGGCGTCGGATCCACCGGGCAGTCCTGGACGAACTCGGTACGCGGGGCGAGCTGGACGGCGCCTCGGCGATCGTCGATGCCGCCTCGGTCCGGGCCAAAAAAGGGGGGGCACGCTGA